In one Cottoperca gobio unplaced genomic scaffold, fCotGob3.1 fCotGob3_18arrow_ctg1, whole genome shotgun sequence genomic region, the following are encoded:
- the LOC115004809 gene encoding histone H2B-like, with protein sequence MPETLKAPAVKAPKKGTKKAVSKATKTGKKRRKSRKESYAIYVYKVMKQVHPDTGISSKAMGIMNCFVSDIFERIAGEASRLAHYNKRSTITSREIQTAVRLLLPGELAKHAVSEGTKAVTKYTSSK encoded by the coding sequence ATGCCTGAGACACTGAAAGCCCCCGCAGTGAAGGCGCCCAAGAAGGGCACAAAGAAAGCCGTTTCTAAAGCCACCAAGACCGGCAAGAAGAGGCGCAAGTCCCGGAAGGAGAGCTACGCCATCTACGTGTACAAGGTGATGAAGCAGGTTCACCCCGACACCGGCATCTCCTCCAAGGCCATGGGCATCATGAACTGCTTCGTGAGCGACATCTTTGAGCGCATCGCCGGTGAGGCCTCTCGTCTGGCTCACTACAACAAGCGCTCCACCATCACCTCCCGGGAGATCCAGACCGCCGTCCGCCTGCTGCTCCCCGGGGAGCTGGCGAAGCACGCGGTGTCTGAGGGCACCAAGGCCGTGACCAAGTACACGAGCTCCAAGTAA
- the LOC115004807 gene encoding histone H2A-like codes for MSGRGKSGGKARAKAKTRSSRAGLQFPVGRVHRHLRKGNYAHRVGAGAPVYLAAVLEYLTAEILELAGNAARDNKKTRIIPRHLQLAVRNDEELNKLLGGVTIAQGGVLPNIQAVLLPKKAEKAAKK; via the coding sequence ATGTCAGGAAGAGGTAAATCCGGAGGCAAGGCCAGAGCAAAGGCCAAGACCCGCTCCTCCAGAGCCGGACTGCAGTTCCCCGTGGGCCGTGTCCACAGACATCTGAGGAAGGGTAACTACGCCCATCGTGTCGGTGCCGGAGCCCCGGTGTACCTGGCGGCGGTGCTGGAGTACCTGACCGCTGAGATCCTGGAGCTGGCTGGAAACGCCGCCCGTGACAACAAGAAGACCAGGATCATCCCCCGTCACCTGCAGCTCGCCGTCCGCAACGACGAGGAGCTGAACAAGCTGCTGGGAGGAGTGACCATCGCTCAGGGCGGCGTGCTGCCCAACATCCAGGCGGTGCTGCTGCCCAAGAAGGCCGAGAAGGCTGCCAAGAAGTAA
- the LOC115004810 gene encoding histone H2B-like, with product MPETLKAPAVKAPKKGTKKAVSKATKTGKKRRKSRKESYAIYVYKVMKQVHPDTGISSKAMGIMNCFVSDIFERIAGEASRLAHYNKRSTITSREIQTAVRLLLPGELARSTRCLRAPSAVTKYTSSK from the coding sequence ATGCCTGAGACACTGAAAGCCCCCGCAGTGAAGGCGCCCAAGAAGGGCACAAAGAAAGCCGTTTCTAAAGCCACCAAGACCGGCAAGAAGAGGCGCAAGTCCCGGAAGGAGAGCTACGCCATCTACGTGTACAAGGTGATGAAGCAGGTTCACCCCGACACCGGCATCTCCTCCAAGGCCATGGGCATCATGAACTGCTTCGTGAGCGACATCTTTGAGCGCATCGCCGGTGAGGCCTCTCGTCTGGCTCACTACAACAAGCGCTCCACCATCACCTCCCGGGAGATCCAGACCGCCGTCCGCCTGCTGCTCCCCGGGGAGCTGGCGCGAAGCACGCGGTGTCTGAGGGCACCAAGCGCCGTGACCAAGTACACGAGCTCCAAGTAA